A window of the Euzebya pacifica genome harbors these coding sequences:
- a CDS encoding TlyA family RNA methyltransferase translates to MTAARRTRLDAELVRRELAPSRTVARALIDAGSVRVDGVAVPKPASQVTRDQAIHVTEEGPRFASRGGLKLDGALEDLGVDVAGAVALDAGAAHGGFTDVLLRRGAAHVVAVDVAYGQLDWRLRSDDRVTLLERTNVRHLTPEDLAPHRPDVIVADLSFISLGKVLPTLASLAADRATALPMVKPQFEAGAAAVGKGGVVRDPATWIRTMREVATTAAELGFRTLGAAPSRAPGPAGNIEFFLHLHRGPHTVPTDEGESAASRRTDAETDLDALLAAAAEAGLALQG, encoded by the coding sequence ATGACCGCCGCCCGTCGGACCCGGCTCGACGCCGAGCTCGTGCGTCGTGAGCTCGCGCCGTCGCGGACCGTGGCCCGCGCCCTCATCGACGCCGGGTCGGTTCGGGTCGACGGCGTCGCCGTGCCCAAACCGGCCAGCCAGGTGACCCGTGACCAGGCCATCCACGTCACGGAGGAGGGGCCTCGCTTCGCCTCGCGCGGCGGCCTGAAGCTCGACGGGGCGTTGGAGGACCTCGGCGTCGACGTCGCCGGCGCGGTGGCGCTGGACGCCGGTGCGGCCCACGGGGGTTTCACCGACGTCCTGCTGCGCCGCGGCGCAGCCCACGTCGTGGCCGTCGACGTCGCCTACGGCCAGCTCGACTGGCGGCTGCGCAGCGACGACCGCGTCACGCTCCTCGAGCGCACCAACGTCCGGCACCTGACGCCCGAGGACCTCGCGCCGCACCGCCCCGACGTGATCGTGGCGGACCTCTCCTTCATCTCCCTCGGGAAGGTGCTTCCCACGTTGGCGTCGCTGGCCGCCGATCGCGCCACGGCCCTGCCGATGGTCAAACCCCAGTTCGAGGCCGGGGCGGCCGCTGTCGGCAAGGGCGGTGTGGTGCGTGACCCGGCCACCTGGATCCGGACGATGCGCGAGGTCGCGACGACCGCCGCCGAGCTGGGATTCCGGACCCTCGGCGCCGCACCGTCCCGCGCGCCCGGCCCCGCAGGCAACATCGAGTTCTTCCTGCACCTCCACCGTGGCCCCCACACCGTGCCCACGGACGAGGGCGAGTCCGCAGCATCCCGCCGCACGGACGCCGAGACGGACCTGGACGCACTCCTGGCCGCCGCTGCAGAAGCCGGTCTGGCGCTGCAGGGCTGA
- a CDS encoding TetR/AcrR family transcriptional regulator: MHRSRLTADVTLPREPKQERSRRKQEKLLKAAAELFADPGFEAVTADVIAAHAGFGTGTFYNYFTNKTQAFLMVAGQHEMAVAPTLDRVTDAMAEGVSLHTLVQSIVASVIEDRQSVPWLRRTWLRLALTDDEVQTVQRRLDEEWDAAVAGVIDGIVQSGMAEMPAAGAKALATTIRVMVDAVSDEVVLVGSITADEAAQTVADMLVALLSQP; this comes from the coding sequence ATGCATCGTTCACGGCTCACGGCAGATGTCACCCTGCCCCGGGAGCCCAAGCAGGAACGAAGCCGTCGCAAGCAGGAGAAGCTCCTGAAGGCCGCGGCCGAGCTTTTCGCTGACCCGGGGTTCGAAGCGGTGACCGCAGACGTCATCGCCGCCCACGCCGGGTTCGGGACCGGCACCTTCTACAACTACTTCACCAACAAGACCCAGGCCTTCCTGATGGTCGCGGGCCAGCACGAGATGGCCGTGGCGCCCACCCTCGACCGCGTGACCGACGCCATGGCCGAGGGTGTCTCGCTCCACACCCTGGTGCAGTCCATCGTCGCCTCCGTCATCGAGGACCGACAGTCCGTCCCGTGGCTGCGCCGCACGTGGCTGCGACTCGCCCTGACCGACGACGAGGTGCAAACCGTCCAGCGCCGCCTCGACGAGGAATGGGATGCGGCCGTCGCCGGCGTGATCGACGGCATCGTGCAGTCCGGCATGGCGGAGATGCCCGCCGCCGGCGCCAAGGCCCTCGCCACCACCATCCGGGTCATGGTCGACGCCGTCAGCGACGAGGTCGTCCTCGTCGGCAGCATCACCGCCGACGAAGCGGCCCAGACCGTTGCCGACATGCTGGTCGCGCTGCTGAGCCAGCCCTGA
- the recN gene encoding DNA repair protein RecN: MLTDLEISDLGIIDEVSLALGPGLNVLTGETGAGKTMVVSALQWLLGGRADRDKVRTGARAAIVQARLVPAPASAADWIDPEDEELVVSREVGAKGDGDAAAGRSRARIAGRLSPVASLAEVLAPVVEIHSQHEALRLADHRMQRALLDRFGGEAIERARGAYDVAYRSWTEARTALEDAEQAMREGAREADRLRFEVDEIDSVAPEEGEEDRLDGDIARLEHAESLRIACQTVVDAVQEEGGARDTLGTAIAALRGVVSHDESLADPLERLQAQMAEVQEVAIDLTSYLDGLEADPSALDHILGRRSAIGGLLRKYGPSTVEVRAYAAQAHERLALIDGGETRLEELRATLDAARQTVDAAGKTLRVARESAGTALCSTVDGHLAELSMPDAHMSVDIVPADPGPDGADRIEFLLAANRGQPALPLSRSASGGERSRVALGLRVALADADDTPILVFDEVDAGIGGETALAVGQKLATLARGRQVLCVTHLAQLAAFADAHFVVRKGVTEDRTTTAVTRLGDDERAEELSRMLSGTPDSDAALTHAAELLELAQKGR, from the coding sequence GTGCTGACCGACCTCGAAATCAGCGACCTCGGCATCATCGACGAGGTGTCCCTGGCCCTCGGGCCCGGGCTCAACGTGCTGACCGGTGAGACGGGCGCTGGCAAGACCATGGTCGTCAGCGCCCTCCAGTGGCTGCTCGGCGGCCGGGCCGACCGCGACAAGGTCCGCACCGGCGCCCGCGCGGCGATCGTCCAGGCCCGCCTGGTGCCCGCGCCGGCCTCGGCGGCCGACTGGATCGACCCCGAGGACGAGGAGCTCGTCGTCAGCCGCGAGGTCGGGGCCAAGGGGGACGGTGACGCCGCTGCCGGCCGATCGCGTGCCCGGATCGCCGGCCGCCTCTCCCCGGTGGCCAGCCTCGCGGAGGTGCTGGCACCGGTCGTGGAGATCCATTCCCAGCACGAGGCGCTGCGCCTGGCTGACCACCGGATGCAACGAGCACTGCTGGACCGGTTCGGTGGCGAGGCCATCGAGCGGGCCCGTGGCGCCTACGACGTCGCCTACCGCAGCTGGACCGAGGCCCGAACCGCGCTGGAGGACGCCGAGCAGGCCATGCGCGAAGGGGCCCGGGAGGCCGACCGGCTGCGCTTCGAGGTCGACGAGATCGATTCGGTTGCCCCCGAGGAAGGGGAGGAGGATCGGCTCGACGGTGACATCGCCCGGCTCGAGCACGCCGAGTCGCTCCGGATCGCCTGCCAGACCGTCGTCGATGCCGTCCAGGAGGAGGGTGGCGCCCGCGACACGCTGGGAACCGCCATCGCCGCGCTCCGGGGGGTGGTCTCTCACGACGAGTCGTTGGCCGACCCGCTGGAGCGGCTGCAGGCGCAGATGGCCGAGGTCCAGGAGGTCGCCATCGACCTGACCAGCTACCTGGACGGGCTCGAAGCCGACCCGTCGGCGCTCGACCACATCCTCGGGCGACGGTCGGCCATCGGTGGGTTGCTCCGCAAGTACGGGCCGTCCACGGTCGAGGTGCGCGCCTACGCCGCCCAGGCCCACGAACGGCTGGCGCTGATCGACGGGGGAGAAACGCGCCTGGAGGAGCTGCGCGCCACCCTCGACGCGGCACGCCAGACCGTCGACGCGGCCGGCAAGACCCTCCGCGTGGCCCGCGAATCCGCCGGAACGGCCCTGTGCAGCACCGTCGACGGCCACCTGGCCGAGCTGTCGATGCCCGACGCGCACATGTCGGTCGACATCGTCCCTGCCGACCCCGGTCCGGACGGGGCGGACCGCATCGAGTTCCTGCTCGCCGCAAACCGCGGCCAACCGGCCCTGCCGCTGTCGCGGTCGGCCAGCGGTGGTGAACGCAGCCGCGTGGCGCTCGGCCTGCGCGTCGCGCTCGCCGACGCCGACGACACGCCGATCCTGGTCTTCGACGAGGTCGACGCAGGCATAGGCGGCGAGACAGCCCTCGCCGTCGGCCAGAAGCTCGCGACCCTGGCACGTGGCCGGCAGGTGCTGTGCGTGACCCACCTCGCCCAGCTCGCGGCCTTCGCCGACGCCCATTTCGTGGTCAGGAAGGGCGTGACGGAGGACCGCACGACCACCGCCGTCACCCGCCTGGGCGACGACGAGCGTGCCGAGGAGCTCTCGCGCATGCTGTCGGGCACCCCCGACAGCGATGCCGCGCTGACCCACGCCGCGGAGCTGCTGGAGCTCGCCCAGAAGGGCCGCTGA
- a CDS encoding CTP synthase, producing the protein MEDPLAKHILVTGGVSSSLGKGITAASLGRLLKARGLRVTMQKLDPYVNVDPGTMNPFQHGEVFVTDDGGETDLDLGHYERFIDVNLPRASSVSTGQVYSTVIAKERRGDYMGETVQVVPHVTNEIKSRILELADEADVVITEVGGTVGDIEGLPFLEAIRQIRYDVGRENIVYVHCALVPFLGTTGELKTKPAQHSVRELRSIGIQPDAVVCRSDRPLPLELKRKIAMLSDIDLDGVVSAHDAHSIYAVPAVLRHEGLDRFVVRKLGLDPAVEPDMAEWDKMVHRLENPEDTVTIGLVGKYVSLPDAYLSVVESLEHAGIHHGVDVDIRWIQSDELAKPGQADEQLAGLDGVLVPGGFGVRGVEGKINAGRYAREHLVPYLGICLGLQTAVIEFARNVLGLAEAHSSEFDADTPDPVIDLMADQRDVTDLGGTMRLGIYPCRLVPGSKAEAAYGEPFVYERHRHRWEVANKYRNRLADAGMIVSGMSPDQRLVEMVEIADHPWFVATQAHPEFKSRPNRPHPLFRDFVGAALERLQAREGRLPRPADDDAVDEGASGGAAANGDPSNGKATDAVSEAALR; encoded by the coding sequence GTGGAGGACCCATTGGCCAAGCACATCCTCGTCACCGGTGGAGTCTCGTCCTCCCTCGGGAAGGGCATCACCGCAGCGTCGCTGGGTCGCCTGCTGAAGGCCCGCGGCCTGCGGGTGACCATGCAGAAGCTGGACCCGTACGTGAACGTGGACCCCGGCACCATGAACCCGTTCCAGCACGGCGAGGTGTTCGTCACCGACGACGGGGGCGAGACCGACCTCGACCTGGGCCACTACGAGCGGTTCATCGACGTCAACCTTCCGCGTGCCTCGTCGGTGTCGACGGGTCAGGTGTACTCCACCGTCATCGCCAAGGAACGTCGCGGTGACTACATGGGCGAGACCGTGCAGGTCGTCCCGCACGTGACCAACGAGATCAAGTCGCGCATCCTGGAGCTGGCCGACGAGGCCGACGTCGTCATCACCGAGGTCGGCGGCACGGTCGGCGACATCGAGGGGCTGCCGTTCCTCGAGGCCATCCGGCAGATCCGCTACGACGTGGGCCGTGAGAACATCGTCTACGTCCACTGCGCGCTCGTCCCGTTCCTCGGCACGACCGGTGAGCTGAAGACCAAGCCGGCGCAGCACTCGGTGCGCGAGCTGCGGTCCATCGGTATCCAGCCCGACGCCGTCGTGTGCCGCTCCGACCGGCCCCTGCCGCTGGAGCTCAAGCGCAAGATCGCGATGCTGTCCGACATCGACCTCGACGGGGTCGTCAGCGCGCACGACGCCCACTCCATCTACGCCGTGCCGGCCGTCCTCCGACACGAGGGCCTGGACCGCTTCGTGGTTCGCAAGCTGGGCCTCGACCCGGCCGTCGAGCCGGACATGGCCGAGTGGGACAAGATGGTCCACCGGTTGGAGAACCCCGAGGACACCGTCACCATCGGGCTGGTCGGCAAGTACGTGTCGCTGCCCGACGCCTACCTCTCGGTCGTGGAGTCCCTCGAGCACGCGGGCATCCACCACGGCGTCGACGTCGACATCCGCTGGATCCAGTCCGACGAGCTGGCCAAGCCCGGCCAGGCCGACGAGCAGCTGGCCGGCCTCGACGGCGTCCTGGTCCCCGGTGGCTTCGGCGTGCGCGGGGTCGAGGGGAAGATCAACGCCGGTCGGTACGCCCGTGAACACCTCGTGCCGTACCTGGGTATCTGCCTCGGGTTGCAGACGGCCGTCATCGAGTTCGCCCGCAACGTGCTGGGCCTGGCGGAGGCGCACTCCTCGGAGTTCGACGCCGACACCCCGGACCCGGTCATCGACCTCATGGCCGACCAGCGTGACGTGACCGACCTGGGCGGAACCATGCGGCTGGGGATCTACCCCTGCCGCCTGGTCCCCGGCAGCAAGGCCGAGGCCGCCTACGGCGAGCCGTTCGTCTACGAACGCCACCGCCACCGCTGGGAGGTTGCCAACAAGTACCGCAACCGCCTGGCCGACGCCGGCATGATCGTGTCCGGCATGTCACCCGACCAGCGCCTCGTGGAGATGGTCGAGATCGCCGACCACCCGTGGTTCGTGGCCACGCAGGCACACCCGGAGTTCAAGTCGCGGCCGAACCGTCCGCACCCGCTGTTCCGCGACTTCGTGGGTGCGGCCCTCGAGCGGCTGCAGGCCCGTGAGGGGCGGCTTCCGCGTCCCGCAGACGACGACGCTGTCGACGAGGGCGCATCGGGCGGTGCCGCCGCCAACGGCGACCCCTCCAACGGGAAGGCGACCGACGCCGTGTCCGAGGCTGCGCTGCGCTAG
- a CDS encoding PGPGW domain-containing protein produces the protein MTAEPSERRTVGRRMQLAARRLVVTIIGGAVLTAGLVMIVTPGPGLLGIVAGLAILATEYTWAKRAHRWSRERWRSTVESTKHKVATHRAERAARHPDGED, from the coding sequence ATGACCGCCGAGCCGTCAGAGCGTCGCACCGTCGGCCGCCGCATGCAGCTGGCCGCACGACGGCTGGTGGTGACCATCATCGGCGGCGCGGTGCTGACCGCTGGCCTGGTGATGATCGTCACCCCGGGCCCGGGTCTGCTCGGCATCGTGGCCGGCCTGGCGATCCTGGCGACCGAGTACACCTGGGCCAAGCGCGCCCATCGCTGGTCGAGGGAACGCTGGCGGTCGACGGTGGAGTCGACGAAGCACAAGGTGGCGACGCATCGGGCCGAACGGGCGGCCCGACACCCCGACGGCGAGGACTGA
- a CDS encoding NUDIX domain-containing protein, with product MSDSTTDGYEVLDSEEAFSSRFTRIRVDTVRMPDGKVTDREIAEHMSAVGAVPLDADGNVVLLRQYRHAFGQHFLEVPAGKLDVEGEDTAEAMQRELAEEVQLTAGTLTHLTTFTNSAGWTTERTTVYLAEDLEPAPRPDDFVLEHEEADMEVIRVPLDEAIAMVHDGRIVDAKTVVGLLAIASLQR from the coding sequence GTGAGTGACAGCACCACCGACGGCTACGAGGTCCTGGACTCCGAGGAGGCCTTCAGCTCCCGGTTCACCCGCATCCGGGTCGACACCGTCCGCATGCCCGACGGCAAGGTCACCGATCGCGAGATCGCCGAGCACATGTCCGCCGTCGGCGCGGTGCCGCTGGACGCCGACGGCAACGTCGTGCTGCTGCGGCAGTACCGCCACGCCTTCGGGCAGCACTTCCTCGAGGTCCCGGCCGGGAAGCTCGACGTCGAGGGGGAGGACACCGCCGAGGCGATGCAGCGCGAGCTGGCCGAGGAGGTGCAGCTGACCGCGGGGACGCTGACGCACCTGACGACGTTCACCAACTCCGCCGGGTGGACGACCGAGCGGACGACGGTGTACCTGGCGGAGGATCTGGAGCCCGCGCCGCGTCCCGACGACTTCGTCCTCGAGCACGAGGAAGCCGACATGGAGGTCATCCGCGTGCCGCTGGACGAGGCCATCGCGATGGTCCACGACGGCCGCATCGTCGACGCCAAGACGGTCGTCGGGCTGCTCGCCATCGCCTCCCTCCAGCGCTGA
- a CDS encoding site-specific tyrosine recombinase XerD, translating into MALPPHAQSYLDYLAAEKGLSDHSLQAYRRDLTLYGTYLDLEDIGSPTAADTRAVTGFAVWLRSQQTSRGTPYAKSSIARTLVAVRGLHRHLVREGLTDVDTATELTTPPPQRKLPDTLSQSQVESLLAAAEGEEPAQRRDLAMLELLYSAGLRISELIDLDVDDVDLIEMSVRCIGKGSRERIVPIGRMAAAAVDAWVLHGRAAMTPKGPWLFCNSRGGRLSRQGGHKIVKRHAVSAGLPDSVSPHTLRHSFATHLVEGGADIRVVQELLGHASVNTTQVYTHTSQARLRALYDRAHPRATIADADAMGAEAQRVTTAPREDRPA; encoded by the coding sequence TTGGCGCTTCCCCCACACGCCCAGAGCTACCTGGACTACCTGGCCGCCGAGAAGGGCCTGTCCGATCACAGCCTGCAGGCCTACCGCCGGGACCTGACGCTCTACGGGACCTACCTGGACCTCGAGGACATCGGCAGCCCGACGGCCGCCGACACCCGCGCGGTCACCGGGTTCGCGGTGTGGCTGCGCTCGCAGCAGACGTCACGTGGCACGCCGTACGCGAAGTCCTCCATCGCCCGGACCCTCGTCGCGGTCAGGGGACTGCACCGCCACCTGGTGCGCGAGGGTCTGACCGACGTGGACACGGCGACGGAGCTGACGACTCCGCCGCCGCAGCGCAAGCTGCCCGACACCCTCTCCCAGTCGCAGGTCGAGTCGTTGCTGGCCGCCGCAGAAGGCGAGGAGCCCGCACAGCGCCGGGACCTTGCGATGCTCGAGCTGCTCTACTCCGCCGGCCTGCGCATCTCCGAGCTGATCGACCTCGACGTCGACGACGTCGACCTGATCGAGATGAGCGTGCGCTGCATCGGCAAGGGGTCGCGGGAACGGATCGTGCCGATCGGCCGCATGGCCGCTGCCGCCGTCGATGCGTGGGTGCTGCACGGCCGGGCGGCGATGACCCCGAAGGGGCCGTGGTTGTTCTGCAACAGCCGTGGGGGCCGGCTCAGCCGTCAGGGCGGGCACAAGATCGTCAAGCGACATGCCGTGTCGGCAGGACTGCCCGACAGCGTCTCGCCGCACACCCTGCGCCACAGCTTCGCCACCCACCTGGTCGAGGGCGGTGCGGACATCCGCGTGGTGCAGGAGCTGCTCGGCCATGCCAGCGTCAACACCACGCAGGTCTACACCCACACCTCGCAGGCCCGGCTGCGCGCGCTCTACGATCGGGCACACCCGCGGGCCACCATCGCCGACGCCGATGCGATGGGTGCCGAGGCCCAGCGCGTCACCACCGCCCCCCGAGAGGACCGTCCCGCATGA
- a CDS encoding thymidine phosphorylase, with amino-acid sequence MNPVELITRKRDGGELALEELRAFVSGYLAEDGSVMEGQMGAFLMAGVLKGFTLAEARALTTVLLESGDRLDLSDLRGPTIDKHSTGGVGDGTTLVVAPLLAAAGAQVVKLSGRGLGHTGGTLDKLEAIPGFSVQLSGEAIMAQAEAIGCVVAAQTGDLVPADKALYALRDVTATVESTALIASSVMSKKLASGAGTIVLDVKAGDGAFMGTVEDASALAELCVAIGNDAGRRTRALVTDMNTPLGSGIGNGLEVIEVVETLRTAPEGRFAEVCLALATTGLAAATGIDPADARDRLVGVWESGAALETLQRMIEAQGGDPAVCDRPREVMPVAPVVLDVPSPTSGLVARLPAKAVGLLSMSLGAGRQHANDDVDPAVGVELLVQEGDAVEAGQPLATIHARTDDAAAAAAARLTELVQLGEDAAVPPTILRTIEA; translated from the coding sequence ATGAACCCCGTCGAGCTGATCACCCGCAAGCGCGATGGCGGCGAGCTGGCGCTGGAGGAGCTGCGGGCGTTCGTCAGCGGCTACCTGGCCGAGGACGGCTCGGTCATGGAGGGCCAGATGGGTGCCTTCCTGATGGCCGGCGTGCTCAAGGGGTTCACGCTGGCCGAGGCCCGGGCGCTGACGACGGTGCTGCTGGAGTCCGGTGACCGCCTCGACCTCTCCGACCTGCGCGGCCCGACGATCGACAAGCACTCCACCGGGGGAGTGGGGGATGGCACGACGCTGGTCGTGGCGCCCCTGCTGGCCGCTGCGGGCGCGCAGGTGGTCAAGCTGTCGGGGCGGGGACTGGGCCACACCGGCGGGACCCTGGACAAGCTCGAGGCCATCCCGGGGTTCAGCGTGCAGCTGTCCGGCGAGGCGATCATGGCGCAGGCCGAGGCGATCGGCTGCGTCGTGGCGGCCCAGACCGGGGACCTCGTCCCGGCCGACAAGGCGCTGTACGCCCTGCGTGACGTGACCGCGACCGTGGAGTCCACCGCCCTCATCGCCTCCAGCGTGATGAGCAAGAAGCTGGCCAGCGGGGCGGGCACGATCGTGCTGGACGTCAAGGCCGGCGACGGGGCGTTCATGGGCACCGTGGAGGATGCTTCGGCGCTGGCCGAGCTGTGCGTGGCGATCGGCAACGACGCCGGCCGGCGCACCCGGGCGCTGGTGACGGACATGAACACCCCGCTCGGGTCGGGCATCGGCAACGGCCTGGAGGTCATCGAGGTCGTCGAGACGCTGCGAACCGCCCCCGAGGGACGCTTCGCCGAGGTGTGCCTGGCGCTGGCCACGACCGGACTGGCTGCCGCCACGGGGATCGATCCAGCCGACGCCCGCGATCGGCTGGTCGGCGTGTGGGAGTCCGGCGCGGCCCTCGAGACGCTGCAACGCATGATCGAGGCACAGGGCGGCGACCCAGCGGTGTGCGACCGGCCCCGGGAGGTGATGCCGGTCGCGCCGGTGGTCCTCGACGTCCCGTCGCCGACGTCGGGATTGGTCGCTCGGCTGCCCGCGAAGGCCGTCGGGCTGCTGTCGATGTCGCTGGGAGCGGGTCGTCAGCACGCCAACGACGACGTCGACCCCGCCGTCGGAGTGGAGCTGCTGGTCCAGGAGGGCGATGCGGTCGAGGCAGGACAGCCCCTGGCCACCATCCACGCCCGCACCGACGACGCGGCCGCGGCGGCCGCAGCACGCCTGACCGAGCTGGTCCAGCTGGGCGAGGACGCTGCCGTACCCCCGACCATCCTGCGCACCATCGAGGCGTAG